A window of Candidatus Zixiibacteriota bacterium contains these coding sequences:
- the gpmA gene encoding 2,3-diphosphoglycerate-dependent phosphoglycerate mutase, whose translation MYKLVLLRHGESVWNKENRFTGWTDVDLSEQGRKEAQEAAITLRERGYTFDLAYTSVLKRAIRTLWYVMDGMDLMWIPVIRSWRLNERHYGALQGLDKAEIAAKYGDAQVLIWRRSYDVPPPALEESDERHPGRDPRYRALTREQLPRTECLKDAVARVLPFWHEQIAPAIKSGQRVLIAAHGNSLRALIKYLDNVSEKDIIELNIPTAIPLVYELDADLKPIQHYYLADPEKVQAAVAAVAAQGKAKK comes from the coding sequence TTGTATAAGCTCGTATTGCTTCGCCATGGCGAGTCGGTCTGGAACAAGGAGAATCGCTTCACCGGCTGGACTGACGTCGATCTCTCCGAACAGGGCCGCAAGGAAGCGCAGGAAGCGGCGATAACGCTGCGCGAGCGCGGCTACACGTTTGATCTGGCGTACACTTCCGTGTTGAAGCGCGCCATTCGCACGCTGTGGTACGTGATGGACGGGATGGATCTGATGTGGATTCCCGTGATCCGCAGTTGGCGGTTAAATGAACGGCACTACGGCGCGTTGCAGGGTCTCGACAAGGCTGAGATTGCCGCCAAGTACGGCGATGCGCAGGTGTTGATCTGGCGTCGGTCGTATGATGTGCCGCCGCCGGCGCTGGAGGAGAGCGACGAACGCCATCCCGGCCGCGATCCGCGCTATCGGGCGCTGACCCGGGAGCAATTGCCGCGGACCGAGTGTCTCAAGGATGCGGTCGCGCGCGTGCTGCCGTTCTGGCATGAGCAGATCGCACCGGCGATCAAGTCGGGTCAGCGCGTCTTAATTGCCGCCCACGGCAACAGCCTGCGCGCGCTGATCAAATATCTCGACAACGTTTCCGAGAAGGATATCATCGAACTCAATATTCCCACGGCGATTCCGCTGGTATACGAGTTGGATGCCGACCTCAAGCCGATCCAGCACTATTATCTGGCCGACCCTGAGAAGGTTCAGGCAGCCGTGGCGGCCGTGGCGGCGCAGGGCAAGGCCAAGAAGTAG
- the nadA gene encoding quinolinate synthase NadA: MMPAAYSTTPETYRAMSDDELRRRITAMKAEYGKRLVIMTHHYQRRAVVEFGDHQGDSYGLCKIGAAVEAEFIVFCGVHFMAEAAVILARPEQKVFLPNPLAGCPMADMAAIDSVYAAWDELQTLLPGAKIIPISYMNSAADLKAFCGKNDGVICTSSNAHKAFEWAFQRGDKIFFFPDEHLGRNTANRYGIPKDQFFVWDFNAAAGKRDTAAVQRAKVIAWKGYCHVHSVFQPHHITEMRAQYPGIKIVVHPECTEELVALADSVGSTSHIVKYVAEQPAGSVIAIGTELNLVDRLAHLHTDKKILELAGQTCAMCVNMYRTTLNDLAYTLDHLETLKPMTVYDDVKHNARIALERMLAIAG, from the coding sequence ATGATGCCTGCCGCCTACAGCACCACTCCGGAAACTTATCGCGCCATGAGCGACGATGAACTCCGCCGGCGCATCACCGCCATGAAGGCCGAATACGGCAAGCGCTTGGTAATCATGACCCACCATTATCAGCGCCGCGCTGTGGTCGAGTTCGGCGACCATCAGGGCGATTCCTATGGCCTGTGCAAGATCGGTGCCGCTGTCGAAGCCGAGTTCATCGTGTTCTGCGGCGTCCACTTCATGGCGGAGGCCGCCGTCATTCTCGCGCGACCGGAACAGAAGGTCTTTCTGCCGAATCCGCTCGCCGGCTGCCCGATGGCTGACATGGCCGCGATCGACTCGGTCTACGCCGCCTGGGACGAACTGCAGACGCTTCTCCCGGGTGCGAAGATTATCCCGATTTCTTACATGAATTCCGCTGCCGACCTCAAAGCCTTCTGCGGCAAAAACGACGGCGTCATCTGCACTTCGTCCAACGCGCATAAGGCGTTCGAATGGGCCTTCCAGCGCGGCGACAAGATTTTCTTCTTCCCCGATGAACACCTTGGCCGCAATACCGCCAATCGCTACGGCATTCCCAAAGACCAGTTCTTCGTCTGGGACTTTAACGCCGCGGCAGGGAAGCGCGATACTGCCGCCGTCCAGCGCGCGAAAGTGATCGCTTGGAAAGGCTACTGCCACGTGCATTCCGTCTTCCAGCCGCATCACATCACCGAAATGCGCGCTCAGTACCCGGGCATCAAGATCGTCGTGCATCCCGAATGCACTGAAGAACTGGTTGCGCTGGCCGATTCAGTCGGGTCGACCAGCCACATCGTCAAGTATGTCGCCGAACAGCCGGCGGGAAGCGTGATTGCCATCGGCACCGAATTGAATCTGGTCGACCGCTTGGCGCACCTTCACACCGATAAGAAAATTCTCGAATTGGCCGGACAAACTTGCGCCATGTGCGTGAACATGTACCGCACCACGCTCAATGATCTGGCTTATACGCTCGATCACTTGGAGACTTTGAAGCCGATGACGGTCTATGACGACGTCAAGCACAACGCGCGCATAGCTTTGGAAAGAATGCTTGCCATCGCTGGATGA
- the sucB gene encoding dihydrolipoyllysine-residue succinyltransferase — protein sequence MAYVLKVPQMGESVVEGTINQWFVEVGQAIKKDQPIVELLTDKVNVSVPAESDGVLLEIKAKVGDIVPVGKEIAIIGAPGEKPGAATASAPAPAAAAPKAAAKAAPAAPVAVHAPVATAPAGPMRLSPVVRRLIKEHGIDVTQLHGTGTDGRVTQKDVEDYIAQRGGGAPAAAAPAATYTPAAAPKQVFDTSKRVEEIPLPRVRKLIADHMVKSKQTSPHVTTFDECDFTRLVEFRARNVDRLEKEHGIRITYMPFIVAAACKALKDFPLMNASMTEDKIIVKHYFNIGIAVARESGLIVPVIKAADQKGVVQIMKELKDLGDRARAERLLPQDIEDGTFSLTNAGGYGALNSTPIISQPQVAILGIHAIQKRPVVRDNQIVIRDMMNFGLSFDHRLIDGHYAVQFLRKLIGYIEEPELMLL from the coding sequence ATGGCTTATGTCTTGAAAGTCCCGCAAATGGGTGAATCCGTGGTGGAAGGGACTATCAATCAATGGTTTGTCGAAGTCGGCCAGGCGATCAAGAAGGATCAGCCGATCGTTGAACTGCTCACCGACAAGGTCAATGTCTCGGTGCCGGCCGAATCCGACGGCGTCCTCCTCGAGATTAAGGCCAAGGTCGGCGACATCGTTCCTGTCGGAAAAGAAATCGCCATTATCGGTGCCCCCGGTGAGAAACCCGGTGCCGCCACAGCGAGTGCGCCGGCTCCGGCGGCTGCTGCGCCCAAAGCGGCGGCCAAAGCTGCTCCCGCAGCGCCGGTGGCGGTTCACGCCCCGGTGGCAACTGCTCCGGCTGGACCAATGCGCCTCTCGCCCGTTGTGCGCCGGCTGATTAAGGAACACGGCATCGACGTCACCCAACTGCACGGTACCGGCACCGACGGCCGCGTGACCCAAAAGGATGTCGAGGACTACATCGCCCAGCGCGGTGGTGGTGCTCCTGCTGCTGCAGCTCCGGCAGCGACCTACACTCCGGCGGCCGCGCCCAAACAGGTCTTTGATACCAGCAAGCGCGTGGAGGAAATCCCCTTGCCGCGCGTCCGCAAGCTGATCGCCGACCATATGGTGAAATCGAAACAGACTTCGCCGCACGTCACGACCTTCGATGAATGCGATTTCACTCGCCTCGTCGAGTTCCGCGCCCGCAACGTCGACCGCCTCGAAAAAGAGCACGGCATCCGCATCACTTACATGCCGTTTATCGTGGCCGCCGCCTGCAAAGCCCTGAAAGACTTCCCGCTGATGAACGCCTCGATGACCGAGGACAAGATCATCGTCAAGCACTACTTCAACATCGGCATCGCCGTCGCCCGCGAGTCGGGTCTGATCGTGCCGGTGATCAAGGCCGCCGACCAGAAGGGCGTGGTTCAGATCATGAAAGAGCTGAAAGACCTCGGCGATCGCGCTCGCGCCGAACGCCTCCTGCCGCAGGATATCGAGGACGGCACCTTCTCGCTCACCAATGCAGGCGGTTATGGCGCGCTCAATTCGACGCCGATCATCAGCCAGCCGCAAGTGGCGATTCTCGGCATCCACGCGATCCAAAAACGCCCGGTCGTGCGCGACAACCAGATCGTCATCCGCGACATGATGAATTTCGGACTCTCCTTCGACCATCGCCTGATCGACGGCCACTACGCCGTGCAGTTCCTGCGCAAACTGATCGGCTACATCGAAGAACCGGAACTGATGCTGCTTTAG
- the lipB gene encoding lipoyl(octanoyl) transferase LipB, whose protein sequence is MNDTTHTPTTKPQARIFDLGLSDYEKARQLQLQMVDRVIAGEAPDTFIFTSHPPTITVGRGSDVANILASDEELQKRGVAKYEVERGGDVTFHGPGQQIVYPIVNLEQRGRDLHKFLRDLEEVVILFLKEYSIEGERIAGKTGVWVGGKKICAIGIAVKRWVSYHGLALNLDTDLSYFQLINPCGFAPDSVTSLTEVAGSAVDRSRVFYQLSNSIEKVFGVTLVL, encoded by the coding sequence ATGAACGACACGACCCATACTCCAACGACCAAACCCCAGGCCCGCATCTTCGATCTCGGCCTTTCCGATTACGAGAAAGCCCGCCAACTGCAACTGCAAATGGTTGACAGGGTGATCGCCGGTGAAGCGCCCGATACTTTCATCTTCACCAGCCACCCCCCGACCATCACCGTCGGCCGCGGTAGCGACGTCGCCAACATCCTGGCCTCGGATGAGGAACTGCAAAAGCGCGGCGTCGCCAAATACGAGGTCGAGCGCGGCGGCGATGTCACCTTCCACGGCCCCGGACAGCAAATTGTCTATCCGATCGTCAACCTCGAACAGCGCGGCCGCGACTTGCACAAGTTCCTCCGCGACCTTGAAGAAGTCGTGATTCTCTTTCTCAAGGAATACAGTATCGAAGGGGAGCGCATCGCCGGCAAAACGGGTGTCTGGGTCGGCGGCAAGAAGATCTGCGCTATCGGTATCGCTGTGAAACGCTGGGTTAGCTATCACGGACTGGCGCTTAATCTCGATACCGACCTCTCATATTTTCAACTGATCAATCCCTGCGGTTTCGCCCCCGACTCTGTGACCAGCCTCACCGAAGTAGCTGGTTCCGCGGTCGACCGCAGTCGCGTCTTCTACCAGTTATCAAATTCTATCGAGAAAGTGTTTGGGGTCACGCTGGTACTCTAA
- a CDS encoding TonB-dependent receptor: MKLKPKVALVLFLILALCSFSMAATVGKIAGKVTDKETGAPLPGVAVTINGTTMGALTDVEGRYFILNVPVGTYTLKAEIIGYAPVELQGLAVSVDLTASADFQLSSKVLDIGQTQIVIAERPLVILDQTKSLKIVSGDEIQQLPTRGYTDVVGLSAGVVAYSENVEASAVGTRGGREASNQPALNIRGGRQGDVAYFVDGFSQQDPLTNMSTTAINNNAIEEISISNGGFNAEYGWISSGAINVTTKEGAKQYSGAIEAVTDEFMGSDNRFNYNVLAFNLDGPIMPNNDKASFFASMERRRLGDRAPRATAGGRLPHNDLSGWTWQGKVRYDLNQKNILRIGTLGSYEEWNEFRMNYYFNGTHAPRYLDENYSYYAKWTNNITQKTFFELGGTYYITKRFRGDATHWTDIYSYQRPDGNPTFDDTRLFWAGDDLSTPEDEGHVWEDVLKRHSSYIGLNFDMTSQVNEFNEVQFGVDFERHQLRYYNHLDPTRIDTTIADPADRDRVSWQDANFYGYDKTGQENVDNGPDGAKKPYNFAVYLQDKFEWEGLVVNAGLRYDYLNVNTDRLRNEERPLDPDNILANPAAHTPEEIQGATQLTDSDFEKAKAEQKLSPRLGIGFPVSDRTVLHVNYGKFFQRPELQYLYVGTQYLQRMVKDAPYYAAIGNPNLQPEETTAYEVGMAHQLGDFTSFNITAYFKDLKGLTQVINQPSSPNAFATYRNTDFGTVKGLEVALKMRRTRSIQGELNYSLSYAAGTGSYATSQGNIAWTNTERPIRISPLDFDQRHKITAILDVRAGENQGPLMGTIHPLENAGLNFVFRAASGTPYTPMAVYNEISLASVTPTPVGKINSRSGPWTYRLDIKANKGFQVARLNWDVYLWVINVFDTDNAIDVYEGTGRADNTGWLATAEGRTYAETYGQEGVDKYNFKQANPGNYDTPRQVRLGLRLNF; this comes from the coding sequence TTGAAACTCAAACCAAAAGTAGCACTGGTTCTGTTTCTGATCCTCGCGCTCTGCAGCTTCTCGATGGCTGCAACGGTCGGCAAAATCGCCGGCAAGGTGACGGATAAGGAAACAGGCGCTCCGCTGCCGGGTGTCGCTGTGACGATCAACGGCACGACCATGGGAGCGCTCACGGATGTGGAGGGGAGATACTTCATCCTCAACGTTCCCGTCGGAACTTACACGCTCAAGGCCGAAATCATCGGCTATGCCCCGGTCGAACTGCAGGGTCTTGCCGTTTCCGTCGATCTGACGGCATCAGCGGATTTCCAACTGTCGTCCAAGGTGCTCGACATCGGCCAGACGCAAATCGTGATCGCCGAACGTCCGCTGGTGATTCTGGATCAAACCAAGTCGCTGAAAATCGTCAGCGGCGATGAAATCCAACAACTGCCGACGCGCGGTTATACCGATGTCGTCGGCCTGTCGGCGGGCGTCGTCGCCTACTCGGAAAACGTGGAAGCGTCCGCCGTCGGTACGCGCGGTGGCCGTGAGGCTTCCAACCAGCCGGCGTTGAACATCCGCGGTGGCCGGCAGGGCGACGTCGCCTATTTCGTCGACGGTTTCTCCCAGCAGGATCCGCTGACGAACATGTCGACGACCGCGATCAACAACAACGCCATTGAGGAGATTTCGATCTCCAATGGCGGTTTCAACGCCGAATACGGCTGGATTTCCTCGGGCGCGATCAACGTCACGACCAAGGAGGGCGCCAAGCAGTACTCCGGCGCGATTGAAGCGGTCACCGACGAGTTCATGGGATCGGACAATCGCTTCAATTACAATGTTCTGGCCTTCAATCTCGATGGCCCGATCATGCCGAATAACGATAAGGCGAGCTTCTTCGCTTCAATGGAACGCCGCCGGCTCGGCGATCGCGCACCCCGCGCAACTGCCGGTGGCCGGCTGCCGCACAACGACCTGTCCGGCTGGACCTGGCAGGGCAAGGTGCGCTACGATCTCAACCAGAAGAACATCCTGCGCATCGGCACCCTTGGATCTTACGAGGAGTGGAACGAGTTCCGCATGAACTACTACTTCAATGGGACTCACGCGCCGCGCTATCTGGATGAAAACTACTCGTACTACGCCAAGTGGACGAACAACATCACCCAGAAAACCTTCTTCGAACTCGGCGGGACCTACTACATCACCAAGCGGTTCCGCGGTGACGCCACGCATTGGACCGACATCTATTCGTACCAGCGTCCCGACGGCAATCCGACCTTTGATGATACCCGGCTATTCTGGGCGGGCGATGATCTGAGCACGCCGGAAGATGAAGGTCACGTGTGGGAAGACGTGCTGAAACGTCATTCGTCCTACATCGGCCTCAACTTCGATATGACCAGCCAGGTCAACGAATTCAACGAAGTGCAGTTCGGCGTCGATTTTGAACGCCACCAATTGCGCTATTACAACCACCTCGATCCCACCCGTATCGACACGACCATTGCCGATCCGGCGGACCGCGACCGCGTTTCCTGGCAGGATGCCAATTTCTACGGCTATGACAAGACCGGCCAGGAAAACGTCGACAATGGCCCCGACGGCGCCAAGAAGCCATACAACTTCGCGGTCTATCTTCAGGATAAGTTCGAGTGGGAAGGCCTGGTCGTCAACGCCGGTCTGCGCTACGACTACCTGAACGTCAACACCGACCGTCTGCGCAACGAAGAGCGCCCGCTCGATCCGGATAACATCCTGGCCAATCCGGCCGCGCATACTCCGGAAGAGATCCAGGGCGCCACGCAGTTGACCGACTCCGACTTCGAGAAGGCCAAGGCGGAGCAGAAGCTCTCGCCGCGTCTCGGCATCGGCTTCCCGGTCTCCGACCGCACCGTCCTGCACGTGAATTACGGCAAGTTCTTCCAGCGCCCGGAACTGCAGTACCTCTACGTCGGTACGCAGTACCTGCAGCGCATGGTGAAGGACGCCCCGTATTATGCGGCGATTGGTAATCCCAATCTGCAGCCGGAAGAGACAACGGCGTATGAAGTTGGTATGGCGCACCAGTTAGGCGATTTCACCAGCTTCAACATCACCGCCTACTTCAAGGACCTCAAGGGCCTGACCCAGGTCATTAATCAGCCGTCCTCGCCAAACGCGTTCGCGACTTATCGCAACACCGACTTCGGCACCGTCAAGGGACTGGAAGTCGCGCTCAAGATGCGTCGCACCCGCTCGATCCAGGGCGAATTGAACTACTCGTTGTCTTACGCCGCCGGCACCGGCTCGTACGCGACTTCGCAGGGTAACATCGCCTGGACCAACACCGAGCGCCCGATCCGCATCTCGCCGCTCGACTTCGACCAGCGCCACAAGATCACCGCGATCCTCGACGTGCGCGCCGGTGAAAATCAGGGGCCGCTGATGGGCACGATTCACCCGCTCGAAAACGCCGGGTTGAACTTCGTGTTCCGCGCTGCCTCCGGTACGCCGTACACCCCGATGGCGGTCTACAACGAAATCTCGCTGGCGTCGGTTACGCCGACTCCCGTGGGCAAGATCAACTCGCGCTCAGGCCCGTGGACCTATCGCCTGGATATCAAGGCGAATAAGGGCTTCCAGGTCGCTCGCCTGAACTGGGATGTCTATCTCTGGGTGATCAACGTCTTTGACACCGACAATGCGATCGACGTTTACGAAGGTACCGGGCGCGCCGACAACACCGGTTGGCTGGCGACCGCCGAGGGCCGGACTTACGCCGAGACCTACGGCCAGGAGGGAGTTGACAAGTACAACTTCAAACAGGCCAATCCCGGCAACTATGACACGCCGCGTCAGGTCCGCTTGGGCTTGCGGCTGAACTTCTAA
- a CDS encoding PorV/PorQ family protein: MKKIFLLSLALLLVMSAVLLAGNEQRIGTAGAQELRIPIGSRGSALGGSAIANASGAEALYWNPAGVASMSGTEAMFSHLEYFADMNLEYVAMATTIEGFGTLGASVKVLSVGDILKTTASDPQGTAGETFGPTFSVIGLTYARQFTDRVSFGATGYFINEKIDLVEARGVAFDFGFTYVPNWRALKFGVVLKNFGPQMQFSGSGFDIKTQPPGTDPNSANKTLRSESEGFDLPSSIQFGVAWNALETNEMNNLEVSGTFQANNFSQDEFKGGAEYSYNDMFFLRGGFVGSSQDDYTFGGSFGAGVKLHWGESHISLDYSWQQVDVNGFDDNQYFTVKFAF, encoded by the coding sequence ATGAAGAAGATATTCTTGCTTTCGTTGGCGCTGCTTCTGGTTATGAGCGCTGTGCTCCTCGCCGGTAATGAGCAGCGAATCGGAACTGCCGGCGCGCAAGAGCTGCGCATTCCGATCGGATCGCGCGGTTCGGCCTTGGGGGGATCGGCGATCGCCAATGCCAGCGGCGCGGAAGCGTTGTACTGGAACCCGGCCGGGGTCGCCTCCATGAGCGGCACCGAGGCGATGTTCTCGCACCTCGAGTACTTCGCCGATATGAACCTCGAATACGTCGCCATGGCGACGACCATCGAGGGCTTCGGCACGCTCGGAGCCTCCGTCAAGGTGCTCTCGGTTGGTGACATCTTGAAAACTACAGCCAGCGATCCCCAGGGAACGGCGGGCGAAACCTTTGGCCCGACGTTTTCTGTGATCGGTCTGACCTACGCCCGGCAGTTCACCGACCGCGTCTCCTTCGGCGCGACCGGGTACTTCATCAACGAGAAAATCGATCTCGTTGAGGCTCGCGGCGTGGCTTTCGATTTCGGCTTCACCTACGTGCCCAATTGGCGCGCGTTGAAGTTCGGCGTAGTCTTGAAAAACTTCGGACCGCAGATGCAATTCAGCGGATCGGGGTTTGACATCAAGACCCAGCCGCCCGGAACCGATCCCAACTCCGCCAACAAAACCCTGCGCAGCGAAAGCGAAGGGTTCGACCTGCCGTCGTCGATTCAATTCGGCGTGGCATGGAACGCCCTGGAAACCAACGAGATGAACAATCTCGAAGTTTCCGGCACTTTCCAGGCGAACAACTTCTCGCAGGATGAGTTCAAGGGCGGCGCCGAATACAGCTATAACGACATGTTCTTCCTGCGCGGCGGATTCGTTGGATCCAGCCAGGATGACTACACGTTTGGCGGCTCATTCGGTGCTGGCGTGAAACTCCACTGGGGCGAGTCGCATATCTCGTTGGACTACTCCTGGCAACAGGTGGACGTCAACGGCTTTGACGACAACCAGTATTTCACGGTTAAATTCGCGTTCTAA
- a CDS encoding C40 family peptidase has translation MKPLARFAKFPSMEKLVVRVPVADMRSAPQHRAERISQALYGHAVEVLAQQDEFVRTRADDGYSGWIASDYLQPQSILAGNMTVVTSQIAVFSGNDDKRRLSLPYGAVLRSAGGELFYDVHGRDLHLVFGRLSLADKVDLPEALREAQSLISVPYLWGGTSSFGYDCSGLVQAIYRRCGIVLPRDSKDQAATGTEVNLAEAASGDLVCFPGHVALYLGEGQILHSSRLRAGVQIESLLAGSENFRADLADKITTIRRVIP, from the coding sequence TTGAAGCCACTCGCGCGATTTGCCAAATTCCCCTCGATGGAGAAATTGGTCGTCCGGGTCCCGGTGGCGGATATGCGTTCCGCGCCCCAGCATCGCGCCGAGCGAATATCCCAGGCGCTCTACGGACACGCAGTTGAAGTCCTCGCACAACAAGATGAATTTGTACGGACGCGTGCCGACGACGGCTACTCCGGCTGGATTGCTTCGGACTACTTGCAGCCTCAGTCAATCTTGGCAGGGAATATGACGGTCGTCACATCGCAAATTGCTGTCTTCAGCGGCAATGACGACAAACGCCGCCTGAGTCTGCCTTACGGCGCCGTGCTCCGCTCGGCCGGCGGCGAGCTTTTCTATGACGTCCATGGCCGCGACCTGCATCTCGTCTTTGGTCGCTTGAGCCTGGCCGACAAGGTGGATCTGCCGGAAGCCCTCCGCGAAGCGCAATCGTTGATTTCCGTGCCGTACCTGTGGGGCGGTACTTCGTCGTTCGGCTACGATTGCAGCGGCCTGGTGCAGGCCATCTATCGACGCTGCGGTATCGTGTTGCCGCGCGACAGCAAGGATCAGGCTGCGACTGGCACCGAGGTCAATCTGGCGGAGGCGGCCTCCGGCGATCTGGTTTGCTTTCCGGGACACGTTGCGCTCTATCTCGGCGAAGGACAGATCCTGCATTCCTCCCGCTTGCGGGCTGGCGTGCAGATCGAGTCGTTGCTGGCCGGCAGCGAAAACTTCCGCGCCGATCTCGCTGACAAAATCACAACCATTCGGCGGGTGATACCATGA
- a CDS encoding LD-carboxypeptidase, with amino-acid sequence MILPQRLIPGSRLKVIFPAGPLKGSRNRVRYYNDGISLLEAHFAIEGSRLLEREADGFAGSDEQRADELNQAWRSDRIHALIAGRGGYGCLRILNALDFDAAARSPKALIGFSDITILQAALYQKLQLISFSGPMPINLDSAALSRLLPLLTQPTTGIDLIPEKSKVRIEVLSDGEAEGVLLGGNLFSLVQLIGTGFLPRLNDAIFFFEDINETVDHIDSFLHHLKLAGLLYGVKGVIVGDISWRETEAKLSARKTNSLICDRLRTIFRKEIPILFGVPFGHIDKSITIPYGARARLDTKSRSLTLLQEVTAG; translated from the coding sequence ATGATTCTGCCGCAACGACTGATTCCGGGCAGCCGCCTGAAAGTCATTTTCCCGGCCGGCCCGCTCAAGGGCAGCCGCAACCGCGTTCGCTATTACAACGACGGCATCTCGCTTCTCGAGGCACATTTTGCGATCGAAGGCTCCCGGCTGCTCGAGCGCGAGGCGGACGGGTTTGCCGGCAGTGATGAACAACGGGCCGATGAACTGAACCAGGCGTGGCGGTCGGATCGCATTCACGCCCTGATCGCCGGTCGTGGCGGCTACGGCTGCCTGCGTATTCTTAACGCCCTTGACTTCGACGCTGCCGCGCGCTCCCCCAAGGCTCTGATCGGCTTCTCGGATATCACGATCCTGCAGGCCGCCCTGTACCAGAAACTGCAACTGATTTCGTTCTCCGGACCGATGCCGATCAATCTTGACTCTGCGGCGCTCAGCCGTTTGCTGCCGCTTCTGACGCAACCAACAACCGGGATCGACCTGATCCCGGAGAAGAGCAAGGTCCGGATCGAGGTGCTGAGCGACGGCGAGGCCGAGGGCGTTTTGCTCGGCGGCAATTTGTTCTCGCTGGTACAATTAATCGGTACCGGTTTCTTGCCGCGCCTGAATGACGCGATCTTCTTCTTCGAGGATATCAACGAGACGGTGGATCATATCGACAGCTTCCTGCATCACCTCAAACTGGCCGGGCTCCTCTACGGGGTCAAGGGCGTCATTGTCGGCGACATCAGTTGGCGGGAAACCGAAGCGAAGCTGTCGGCGCGCAAGACCAATTCCCTGATCTGCGATCGCCTGCGGACGATTTTCCGCAAAGAAATCCCGATCTTGTTCGGCGTGCCGTTCGGGCACATCGACAAGTCGATCACGATTCCGTATGGCGCGCGCGCCCGCCTGGATACCAAATCGAGGTCGCTGACACTACTGCAGGAGGTCACGGCTGGCTGA